Proteins from a single region of Schistocerca gregaria isolate iqSchGreg1 chromosome 3, iqSchGreg1.2, whole genome shotgun sequence:
- the LOC126355610 gene encoding prolactin-releasing peptide receptor-like, which produces MTEGYGGSEVPVAANTSWTRNSSESPAFLEHDIGNDIIYNDGVQALFCVVYTTIFVLGLVGNALVVVVVARNRAMHTVTNVFIGNLALSDVLLCALCVPFTPLYTFLGSWVFGGALCRAVVLAQGTSVYTSTLTLTSIAVDRFFVIVHPFRPRMRLSTCAWSLAGIWLFSALATLPYGLYTVLRSEDGYYYCEESWPSERARLAYGAVTAAAQFALPFAVSAFCYVRVSLRLGRRARHKPGCRSARRDDADRERKRRTNRMLVAMVAIFGLSWMPLTLLNLANDVFTPFGTWRYFNLCFFVVHALAMSSTCYNPFLYAWMNENFRKEFRRVLPCFGLETGGGNLRGAPRISCAPSGRTQDSLLPTTSTTQPLAGSACLTRLPSPAEVKEDNDTRGASYCVPTEEVHLQVKEESKFEQDGRHLLTGVLSDTL; this is translated from the coding sequence ATGACGGAAGGTTATGGAGGCAGTGAGGTACCTGTGGCGGCTAATACGTCATGGACCAGGAACAGCTCTGAGAGTCCCGCTTTCCTGGAGCACGACATCGGCAACGACATTATCTACAACGACGGCGTGCAGGCGCTGTTCTGCGTGGTGTACACGACCATCTTCGTGTTGGGCCTGGTGGGCAACGCGCTGGTCGTGGTTGTTGTGGCGCGCAACCGCGCCATGCACACCGTGACGAACGTGTTCATCGGCAACCTGGCGCTGTCGGACGTGCTGCTGTGCGCGCTGTGCGTGCCCTTCACGCCGCTCTACACCTTCCTGGGCAGCTGGGTGTTCGGCGGCGCGCTCTGCCGCGCCGTCGTGCTCGCGCAGGGCACCAGCGTCTACACGTCGACGCTGACGCTGACGAGCATCGCCGTCGACCGCTTCTTCGTGATCGTGCACCCGTTCCGGCCGCGCATGCGCCTCTCCACGTGCGCCTGGTCGCTGGCCGGCATCTGGCTCTTCTCCGCGCTGGCCACGCTGCCCTACGGCCTGTACACGGTGCTGCGCTCAGAGGACGGCTACTACTACTGCGAGGAGAGCTGGCCGTCGGAGCGGGCGCGCCTCGCCTACGGCGCCGTCACCGCCGCCGCGCAGTTCGCGCTGCCCTTCGCCGTCTCCGCCTTCTGCTACGTGCGCGTCTCGCTGCGGCTAGGCCGGCGCGCGCGCCACAAACCCGGCTGCCGCTCGGCGCGCCGCGACGACGCCGACCGCGAGCGCAAGCGCCGCACCAACCGCATGCTCGTCGCCATGGTCGCCATCTTCGGCCTGTCCTGGATGCCGCTCACGCTGCTCAACCTCGCCAACGACGTCTTCACCCCGTTCGGCACCTGGCGCTACTTCAACCTCTGCTTCTTCGTGGTGCACGCGCTCGCCATGAGCTCCACCTGCTACAACCCGTTCCTCTACGCTTGGATGAACGAGAACTTCCGCAAGGAGTTCCGCCGCGTGCTGCCGTGCTTCGGACTCGAAACCGGCGGCGGCAACCTTCGCGGCGCGCCCAGAATCTCCTGCGCCCCTAGTGGCAGGACACAGGACTCGCTGCTGCCGACGACGTCAACTACTCAGCCTCTGGCTGGATCTGCGTGTCTCACACGTCTTCCATCTCCTGCGGAGGTAAAAGAAGACAACGACACACGAGGTGCCTCCTACTGTGTACCTACCGAAGAGGTTCACCTGCAGGTGAAGGAAGAGTCGAAATTCGAACAAGACGGCCGACATCTGCTCACCGGCGTCCTCAGTGATACCTTGTAG